In one window of Sardina pilchardus chromosome 23, fSarPil1.1, whole genome shotgun sequence DNA:
- the LOC134071232 gene encoding ankyrin repeat and LEM domain-containing protein 2 codes for MEEVLSRLKALTPEQLREEIVGAGLKCGPITGTTRAIFERKLARTLLESQAAEGGKTETDSPGKANDCSSNVAHLVHCNSPDVKTSESLTDKQEQRTSSPGLDSPPGGEKGVKDGCSSPVESPTHYYGVCPPSDSPGREDAIHVYTDKKKALDAVVRMKGARFKVFSCREDAEKFAQATSEGPSPIKSPETKSQVTPGSVNHSALNVEKANEFKSPRTQDLTAKLRKAVENGDEEAFRQLVWGNPRYLIGSADNPTIVQEGCRYNVLHVAAKENQPRMVQLVLETLENPDFLRRMYPDDQEDMLWQRMDYIVDLYLNMPDKTNNETPLHFACKFGCPEVVNVLCSHPATDKHHRNKYSQKPAGVICDRKNKTKEMKQRITGYLEDRFYVPLLRATDNTLQPVIGVPWSPGSGQMSENSLGHHGIAGTPRDPAMTVTAFAGPLSSAKAEEFHRLWKTPPRDRAKYLHGILKSDPERGAERVGRELAHELGYPWAEYWDFLDGFVDLSVEEGLSVLEAYLNRRSSRPTQWESEKEGAGSRGYAGVVPSSKNFDALPICKSAGNGVDVEGHSPQVNTRKKREDLNETKQTSTLEKSLATSSTPPVCNLLEKFDSVSFLVGAATSSENKEEKRGAVLSEFGDLNQSDSGIEGLDQSESGIACLDQSKSDTEGLDLSDPGFWRKWQKKEHPDTVEDQSISDEYLTADEDTGSQVDDLGTFNHDGRRNRRNSGSTCSSYKSIQSSGWDASSDQSLFFEGNSPTRLDNEVLSAVERINIDPQRYPAITKWKSTVVAYPVKQRQSWPHSSSPKPLQLSQSSTPLGKSTPWFSSPTWLCRPGSFLPDSPAFSTPGRPPGVGPTFRTLRSRILTGGSVSV; via the exons ATGGAGGAAGTGTTGAGCAGATTGAAAGCTCTGACTCCTGAACAGCTGCGAGAGGAGATCGTAGGAGCTGGTCTGAAATGTGGGCCTATCACGGGCACCACGCGGGCCATCTTTGAGAGGAAGCTGGCACGCACGCTCCTGGAGAGCCAAGCGGCGGAGGGTGGCAAGACTGAGACCGACAGCCCTGGCAAGGCCAACGACTGCAGCAGTAATGTAGCACATTTGGTCCATTGCAATTCACCTGATGTTAAGACCAGTGAGTCACTGACTGACAAGCAGGAGCAGAGAACCTCCTCCCCTGGATTAGACAGTCCACCGGGAGGGGAGAAGGGGGTGAAGGATGGCTGCTCATCTCCTGTGGAGTCTCCGACTCATTACTATGGAGTGTGTCCACCTTCTGACTCACCAGGAAGAGAAG ATGCCATCCATGTCTACACGGACAAGAAGAAAGCTTTGGATGCTGTTGTGAGAATGAAAGGTGCCAGGTTCAAAGTCTTCTCCTGTCGAGAAGATGCCGAAAAGTTTGCCCAGGCCACCAGTGAGGGTCCATCACCAATAAAGTCTCCGGAAACTAAATCTCAGGTGACACCAGGCAGTGTCAACCACAGCG CTCTGAATGTAGAGAAGGCAAATGAATTTAAGAGTCCTCGCACGCAAGACCTGACCGCAAAGCTTCGCAAAGCAGTGGAGAATGGCGATGAAGAGGCTTTCCGCCAGCTGGTCTGGGGAAACCCTCGCTACCTGATTGGTTCTGCCGATAACCCTACCATCGTGCAG GAGGGCTGCAGGTATAATGTTCTGCATGTGGCTGCGAAAGAGAACCAACCTCGGATGGTCCAGCTGGTTCTCGAGACACTCGAGAACCCAGATTTCCTGCGTCGGATGTACCCTGACGATCAGGAGGATATGCTGTGGCAGCGCATGGATTACATAGTGGACCTGTACCTCAACATGCCTGACAAAACA AACAACGAGACCCCTCTTCATTTCGCATGCAAGTTTGGATGCCCAGAGGTGGTGAACGTGCTCTGCTCACACCCTGCCACAGACAAACACCACAGGAACAAATACAGCCAGAAACCTGCCGGT GTGATTTGTGAcaggaaaaacaaaaccaaagaaATGAAACAGAGGATCACAGGGTACTTGGAGG ATCGCTTCTATGTCCCCTTACTGAGGGCAACGGACAACACCCTGCAGCCTGTGATTGGTGTGCCGTGGTCCCCCGGTTCAGGGCAGATGAGTGAAAATTCACTGGGTCATCATGGGATAGCGGGGACACCCAGAGATCCTGCCATGACGGTCACTGCTTTTGCCGGCCCTCTGAGTTCTGCAAAG GCGGAAGAGTTCCACAGATTGTGGAAAACTCCACCCAGAGATCGGGCTAAATACCTTCATGGCATTCTTAAATCGGATCCAGAACGTGGAGCAGAGCGGGTCGGAAG GGAGCTAGCCCATGAGCTTGGCTACCCCTGGGCTGAGTACTGGGACTTCCTGGACGGCTTTGTGGATCTGTCTGTGGAGGAGGGTCTGAGCGTGCTGGAGGCCTATCTGAACCGAAGGAGCAGCAGGCCCACTCAGTGGGAGTCGGAGAAGGAAGGCGCCGGCAGCAGGGGGTATGCCGGCGTGGTGCCGTCCTCAA AGAACTTTGATGCACTACCCATTTGCAAGTCTGCTGGGAATGGTGTGGATGTGGAGGGTCACTCTCCTCAGGTGAACACcaggaaaaagagggaggacTTGAATGAGACCAAACAGACATCAACGTTGGAGAAAAGTTTGGCGACCTCTTCCACACCGCCGGTCTGTAATCTCTTGGAGAAGTTTGACAGTGTCTCCTTCCTAGTTGGCGCTGCCACCAGTTCAGAAAACAAGGAGGAGAAACGGGgtgctgtgctgtctgaattTGGAGACTTGAACCAGTCAGATTCAGGCATCGAGGGCCTGGACCAGTCCGAGTCTGGTATAGCTTGCTTGGACCAATCAAAGTCTGACACGGAGGGTCTTGATTTGAGTGACCCAGGCTTCTGGAGAAAGTGGCAGAAGAAGGAACATCCAGACACAGTAGAGGACCAGTCCATTTCAGATGAGTACCTCACGGCAGATGAGGACACGGGCTCTCAGGTAGATGACCTTGGCACCTTCAATCATGACGGCAGGAGAAATAGGCGCAATTCGGGCTCCACCTGCTCGTCATACAAATCCATACAGAGTTCAGGTTGGGATGCTTCAAGTGACCAGAGCCTGTTTTTTGAAGG CAATTCACCCACCAGGCTGGACAATGAAGTCCTCTCAGCGGTGGAAAGGATAAACATCGATCCTCAGCGATATCCCGCTATCACAAAGTGGAAAAGCACTGTTGTAGCCTATCCAGTCAAGCAAAGGCAAAG CTGGCCTCACAGCTCTTCCCCGAAACCCCTGCAGCTCTCTCAGTCATCCACTCCCCTTGGCAAGAGCACTCCATGGTTCAGCAGCCCAACCTGGCTATGCCGTCCTGGGAGTTTCCTGCCTGACTCACCTGCTTTCAGCACACCTGGCAGACCTCCAG